One segment of Onychomys torridus chromosome 3, mOncTor1.1, whole genome shotgun sequence DNA contains the following:
- the Fam71f2 gene encoding protein FAM71F2 isoform X2 translates to MDAYERSATVILGVTSSVPSLPLPNVLLMANLTWPHGPLSTSSTPGAPVITLSRILPLKYVELQIYDRAQRILRVRTVTEKIYYLRLHEKHPQAVFQFWIRLVKILQKGLSITTKDPRIQFTHCLVPKIPNSSIETTPASSLPSSSQASETIMLLAAEQTSGSLLGLSERYKLTGDRHTDTATVTDKPKRCKTPTLVASSINMPMRATLTHSLWEQEDPNENFLQVPVASSLGENFLGP, encoded by the exons ATGGATGCCTATGAAAGATCGGCCACTGTGATCCTTGGGGTAACCTCTTCAGTGCCCTCCCTGCCACTCCCCAATGTCCTCCTAATGGCCAACCTCACCTGGCCTCATGGTCCGCTTTCCACCAGCAGCACCCCTGGTGCCCCCGTCATCactctcagcag GATCCTTCCCCTGAAGTATGTGGAGCTACAAATCTATGACCGGGCCCAACGCATTCTTCGGGTTAGGACAGTGACAGAAAAGATCTACTACCTGAGGCTCCACGAGAAACATCCACAGGCTGTGTTTCAGTTCTGGATCCGCCTGGTGAAAATTTTGCAGAAAGGTCTGTCTATCACCACCAAAGACCCGAGGATCCAGTTCACTCACTGCTTGGTGCCCAAGATACCCAACTCCTCCATTGAAACAACA CCTGCAAGCAGCCTGCCGTCATCTTCCCAGGCCAGCGAGACCATCATGCTGCTGGCAGCCGAGCAGACCAGCGGCAGTCTCTTAGGACTCTCGGAAAGATACAAGCTCACAGGAGACAG ACACACTGATACTGCCACAGTAACAGACAAACCCAAGAGATGCAAGACACCCACACTGGTGGCATCTTCAATTAATATGCCCATGAGAGCTACTTTGACCCACAGCCTCTGGGAACAAGAGGACCCAAATGAGAACTTCCTTCAGGTTCCGGTAGCCAGCTCCCTAGGCGAGAACTTTTTGGGACCTTAA
- the Fam71f2 gene encoding protein FAM71F2 isoform X1 — protein MSKIRGLPHAARDPGPGVDLGVEDGLLCQLIHSPEFNLFSDSVVFESTFIQVTKQGHWMDAYERSATVILGVTSSVPSLPLPNVLLMANLTWPHGPLSTSSTPGAPVITLSRILPLKYVELQIYDRAQRILRVRTVTEKIYYLRLHEKHPQAVFQFWIRLVKILQKGLSITTKDPRIQFTHCLVPKIPNSSIETTPASSLPSSSQASETIMLLAAEQTSGSLLGLSERYKLTGDRHTDTATVTDKPKRCKTPTLVASSINMPMRATLTHSLWEQEDPNENFLQVPVASSLGENFLGP, from the exons ATGAGTAAAATCAGGGGCCTCCCCCATGCCGCCAGGGACCCGGGCCCTGGCGTGGATCTTGGAGTAGAGGATGGCCTTCTCTGTCAACTAATTCATTCTCCAGAGTTCAACTTGTTCTCTGACTCAGTGGTGTTTGAAAGCACCTTTATCCAG GTCACTAAACAAGGACACTGGATGGATGCCTATGAAAGATCGGCCACTGTGATCCTTGGGGTAACCTCTTCAGTGCCCTCCCTGCCACTCCCCAATGTCCTCCTAATGGCCAACCTCACCTGGCCTCATGGTCCGCTTTCCACCAGCAGCACCCCTGGTGCCCCCGTCATCactctcagcag GATCCTTCCCCTGAAGTATGTGGAGCTACAAATCTATGACCGGGCCCAACGCATTCTTCGGGTTAGGACAGTGACAGAAAAGATCTACTACCTGAGGCTCCACGAGAAACATCCACAGGCTGTGTTTCAGTTCTGGATCCGCCTGGTGAAAATTTTGCAGAAAGGTCTGTCTATCACCACCAAAGACCCGAGGATCCAGTTCACTCACTGCTTGGTGCCCAAGATACCCAACTCCTCCATTGAAACAACA CCTGCAAGCAGCCTGCCGTCATCTTCCCAGGCCAGCGAGACCATCATGCTGCTGGCAGCCGAGCAGACCAGCGGCAGTCTCTTAGGACTCTCGGAAAGATACAAGCTCACAGGAGACAG ACACACTGATACTGCCACAGTAACAGACAAACCCAAGAGATGCAAGACACCCACACTGGTGGCATCTTCAATTAATATGCCCATGAGAGCTACTTTGACCCACAGCCTCTGGGAACAAGAGGACCCAAATGAGAACTTCCTTCAGGTTCCGGTAGCCAGCTCCCTAGGCGAGAACTTTTTGGGACCTTAA